From one Pseudomonadota bacterium genomic stretch:
- a CDS encoding twin transmembrane helix small protein, whose translation MVTKIIIVLFLFTILGSLFSGLFYLVKDKGTSERTVRALTVRISLSVLLFVLLMIGYATGILQPHGVVPAG comes from the coding sequence ATGGTTACCAAAATCATCATCGTCCTGTTCCTGTTCACCATTCTGGGCAGCCTGTTCAGCGGTCTGTTCTACCTCGTCAAGGACAAGGGCACCTCCGAACGCACCGTGCGTGCACTCACCGTACGCATCAGCCTGTCGGTACTGCTGTTCGTGCTGCTGATGATCGGCTATGCCACCGGCATCCTGCAACCGCACGGGGTTGTGCCTGCGGGTTGA
- the corA gene encoding magnesium/cobalt transporter CorA, translated as MSESAGSISSKAGLPPGTLIHVGEVLATETRITVVDYTRERTTETEARRVEDIVRYRDTDSVTWVNVEGLINVVMIEAIGREFDIHPLVLEDILNTQQRPKFEQYDDYLFLVFKVIYPAADGVSVNYEQVSILILEDFVFTFKEKQDDFFDPIMVRLRNHKGRFRARGADYLAYTILDAVVDHYLALQDYLDGIVEIVENDLLSNPGVETLATIQRIRRELIFIRRSASPLRELLNGILRSDSQLIADDTHIYFRDIQDHVLRATDAIDTYRDIMTGLLDIYNSTISNRMNEIMKVLTVFATIFIPLTFLTGIYGMNFRFMPELGWKWSYPLLWLACLVIAVLLLAFFRRRKWL; from the coding sequence ATGAGCGAATCCGCAGGCAGCATATCCAGCAAGGCCGGCCTGCCGCCAGGCACGCTGATCCACGTCGGCGAGGTGCTGGCCACCGAGACCCGGATCACGGTTGTCGACTACACCCGTGAACGCACCACCGAGACCGAGGCACGCCGTGTCGAGGATATCGTGCGCTACCGCGACACCGATTCGGTGACCTGGGTCAATGTCGAAGGGCTGATCAATGTGGTGATGATCGAGGCCATCGGCAGGGAATTCGATATCCATCCGCTGGTGCTCGAGGACATCCTGAACACCCAGCAGCGGCCCAAATTCGAGCAGTACGACGACTACCTGTTCCTAGTGTTCAAGGTGATCTACCCGGCTGCGGACGGCGTATCGGTCAACTACGAACAGGTGAGTATCCTGATCCTCGAGGATTTCGTCTTCACGTTCAAGGAAAAGCAGGACGATTTCTTCGATCCGATCATGGTCCGCCTACGCAATCACAAGGGTCGTTTCAGGGCCCGGGGCGCGGATTATCTGGCCTACACCATCCTCGACGCGGTGGTCGATCACTACCTGGCCCTGCAGGACTATCTCGATGGCATCGTGGAAATCGTGGAGAACGACCTGCTGTCGAACCCGGGGGTCGAGACGCTGGCGACCATCCAGCGCATCCGCCGCGAGCTGATCTTCATCCGCCGTTCGGCGTCGCCGCTGCGCGAACTGCTCAACGGCATCCTGCGCAGCGATTCGCAGCTGATCGCAGATGATACGCATATCTACTTCCGCGATATCCAGGATCACGTGCTGCGTGCGACCGATGCCATCGATACCTATCGCGACATAATGACCGGCCTGCTCGATATCTACAATTCCACCATCAGCAACCGCATGAACGAGATCATGAAGGTGCTCACGGTGTTTGCCACCATCTTCATACCGCTGACATTCCTGACCGGCATTTACGGCATGAACTTCCGCTTCATGCCGGAGCTGGGCTGGAAATGGTCGTATCCGCTGCTGTGGCTGGCGTGCCTGGTGATTGCCGTGTTGCTGCTGGCCTTCTTCCGGCGCAGGAAATGGCTGTAG
- the ftsX gene encoding permease-like cell division protein FtsX — MIGRPGKRRGSARVSKRPPRIVHPRVWLQRHAQVALESLGRLYRNLLPAAMTAAVIGIALALPAGLYLLLDNLHRLSGSWDGQASISVFLKSEVPAAQTEGLATRIRAWPEVAGLKLITPAQALEEFSARAGLADALATLDENPLPAVLVVTPRREYTAPEAAASLQQKLRSLPEVDLAQLDLEWVQRLTAMIDIARRGIVVIGSLLALAVLLVIGNTIRLEIQNRRAEIVVIKLIGATNAFVRRPFLYSGLWYGLLGGLLAWLLVTGGFWLLAGPIARLAGLYHSDFALDTLPLLSLGALLAGGTLLGLLGSWLAVGRHLSTIEPS; from the coding sequence ATGATCGGACGCCCCGGTAAGCGGCGCGGCTCCGCCCGGGTCAGCAAACGCCCGCCGCGCATCGTGCACCCGCGCGTCTGGCTGCAGCGGCATGCCCAGGTCGCACTGGAGAGCCTGGGTCGTCTCTACCGCAACCTGCTGCCCGCGGCCATGACGGCAGCGGTGATCGGCATTGCCCTGGCGCTGCCGGCCGGACTCTACCTGCTGCTGGACAACCTGCACCGCCTGAGCGGCAGCTGGGATGGCCAGGCCAGCATTTCGGTGTTTCTCAAGAGCGAGGTGCCGGCAGCGCAGACCGAGGGTCTGGCGACGCGGATTCGGGCCTGGCCGGAGGTCGCCGGTCTCAAATTGATAACGCCGGCGCAGGCACTGGAGGAATTCAGCGCACGCGCCGGCCTGGCCGACGCGCTCGCGACTCTGGACGAGAATCCGCTGCCCGCCGTGCTGGTGGTGACCCCGCGCCGGGAATACACCGCACCGGAGGCAGCCGCATCCCTGCAGCAAAAGCTCCGCAGCCTGCCCGAGGTGGACCTGGCCCAACTCGATCTGGAGTGGGTGCAACGGCTGACCGCGATGATCGACATCGCGCGCCGCGGCATCGTGGTCATCGGCTCCCTGCTGGCACTGGCCGTCCTGCTGGTAATCGGCAATACCATCCGGCTGGAAATCCAGAACCGCCGCGCCGAAATCGTGGTCATCAAGCTGATCGGCGCGACCAATGCCTTCGTGCGCCGCCCGTTCCTGTACAGCGGGCTGTGGTACGGACTGCTCGGCGGACTGCTCGCCTGGCTGCTGGTGACGGGCGGTTTCTGGCTGCTGGCCGGCCCGATCGCGCGGCTGGCAGGCCTCTACCACAGCGACTTCGCGCTCGACACCTTGCCGCTGCTGTCGCTCGGCGCGCTGCTAGCCGGCGGGACCCTGCTTGGCCTGCTGGGTTCCTGGCTGGCCGTCGGACGCCACCTCAGCACCATCGAACCGAGCTGA
- the cyoE gene encoding heme o synthase, giving the protein MIKRLKSYLGLCKLKVVALIVFTAMVGMFLATVPPGMVPWDVLLLGNLGIGMAAAAAAAINHVLDAREDAKMARTHRRPLPQGEVSERQALVFAALLGMLSMVILAVCINVLTAVLTFVSLVGYAIVYTMYLKRATPQNIVIGGAAGAAPPVLGWAALTDTVDPHALLLFLIIFVWTPPHFWALAIHRRDEYAKVDIPMLPVTHGIPFTRLQILLYTIMLLVVSVLPFATHMSGYFYLAGALLLGAVFLRYAIQLMQGRDVAMKTFGYSIWYLMAMFAILLVDHYLPLLG; this is encoded by the coding sequence ATGATCAAGCGGCTTAAAAGTTACCTGGGCCTATGCAAGCTGAAGGTCGTGGCACTGATCGTGTTCACCGCGATGGTCGGCATGTTCCTCGCTACCGTGCCACCGGGCATGGTGCCGTGGGACGTCCTGCTGCTGGGTAACCTCGGCATCGGCATGGCCGCGGCGGCGGCCGCGGCGATCAACCACGTGCTCGATGCGCGCGAGGACGCGAAGATGGCACGCACCCACCGCCGGCCGCTGCCGCAGGGCGAGGTCAGCGAGCGCCAGGCCCTGGTGTTCGCAGCCTTGCTCGGCATGCTCTCGATGGTGATTCTGGCAGTCTGTATCAACGTCCTGACCGCGGTACTGACCTTCGTCTCGCTGGTCGGTTACGCCATCGTCTATACCATGTACCTCAAGCGTGCCACCCCGCAGAACATCGTCATCGGCGGCGCCGCCGGCGCCGCGCCGCCGGTACTGGGCTGGGCCGCGCTCACGGATACGGTCGATCCGCATGCACTGTTGCTGTTTCTGATCATTTTTGTCTGGACACCACCGCACTTCTGGGCACTGGCCATCCACCGGCGCGACGAGTATGCCAAGGTCGATATCCCCATGCTGCCTGTGACGCACGGCATTCCGTTCACCCGCCTGCAGATCCTGCTCTACACCATCATGTTGCTGGTGGTCAGCGTGCTGCCCTTTGCCACGCACATGAGTGGCTATTTCTACCTGGCCGGGGCGTTGCTGTTGGGCGCCGTATTCCTGCGCTATGCCATACAGCTCATGCAGGGGCGGGATGTGGCCATGAAGACCTTCGGCTATTCCATCTGGTATCTGATGGCGATGTTCGCCATCCTGCTGGTCGACCACTACCTGCCGCTGCTGGGCTGA
- a CDS encoding c-type cytochrome domain-containing protein, giving the protein MHTRPIKPVLLLATAAVLAACGGAGARDVSFAADVNPILQKHCAECHLPGGAGATATGFQVDTYESVMQGSNYGPVVHPGSARTSSLYILLTGKEHLTVTMPHGKAPLPDGEIETIRQWIDAGAADN; this is encoded by the coding sequence ATGCATACACGCCCCATAAAGCCCGTACTGTTGCTCGCCACGGCGGCGGTCCTGGCGGCCTGCGGCGGCGCCGGTGCGCGCGATGTGTCCTTCGCGGCGGACGTGAATCCCATCCTGCAGAAGCATTGTGCCGAATGCCACCTGCCGGGCGGTGCGGGCGCCACGGCCACCGGATTTCAGGTGGACACCTATGAATCGGTCATGCAGGGCAGCAATTACGGCCCGGTAGTACATCCGGGGTCCGCCCGCACCAGCTCGCTCTATATCCTGCTGACCGGCAAGGAACACCTGACTGTCACCATGCCGCACGGCAAGGCGCCGCTCCCTGACGGGGAGATCGAGACTATCCGGCAGTGGATCGACGCGGGTGCCGCTGACAACTGA
- a CDS encoding phosphoethanolamine--lipid A transferase: MHTTWLNLLVTSFLVLFTNQAFFKNVAAAYPDTPQTFVFITSLGILLAGFILLLLTLLSWRPITRALLIAVLLLASVTAYFMDSYNVVIDTGMIRNIMQTDIRESLDLFDVRLLVYVLLLGLLPALFVLRAPLKVRPLRHELLAKLKVTGIVALIITSQLLLFGKAYASFFREHKPLRYYSNPLTGIWSTGKYLAESGAAEPLVVAALGTDAVNHTLDGQRELVVLVVGETARADRFSLNGYTRETNPLLSREDVISLPNMQACGTSTAVSVPCLFSGLGRDGYSDDRARRRENLLDVLAHAGVHVLWRDNNAGSKGVADRVDYQDFSSPEYNPVCDEECRDEGMLAGLQDYIDSTGKGDVFIVLHQMGNHGPAYYKRYPPEFEHFAPVCRTNQLEECSQEEIDNAYDNAILYTDYFLSEVIDLLRRNDGHFQTALMYVSDHGESLGEHGIYLHGLPWLMAPDNQKQVAALFWFGADFKRIDVAALRRASAADWSHDNVFHTVLGLLDIETAVYEPELDITRTAQAERQLTRN; encoded by the coding sequence GTGCATACAACATGGCTTAATCTGCTGGTCACCTCATTCCTGGTGCTGTTCACCAATCAAGCGTTTTTCAAAAACGTTGCCGCCGCCTATCCCGACACGCCGCAAACCTTTGTCTTCATTACCTCGCTCGGCATCCTGCTGGCAGGCTTCATTCTGCTCCTGCTGACGCTGCTCTCCTGGCGGCCTATCACCCGGGCGCTGCTGATCGCGGTGCTGCTGCTGGCGTCCGTGACCGCCTACTTCATGGACAGCTACAACGTGGTCATCGACACCGGCATGATACGCAATATCATGCAGACCGATATCCGGGAGAGCCTCGACCTGTTCGATGTCCGACTGCTGGTCTACGTGCTGCTGCTGGGCCTGCTGCCGGCCCTGTTTGTGCTGCGCGCGCCGCTCAAGGTCCGGCCGCTGCGCCATGAACTGCTGGCGAAACTCAAGGTCACCGGGATCGTGGCGCTGATCATCACCTCGCAGCTGCTGCTGTTCGGCAAGGCCTACGCCTCCTTCTTCCGCGAACACAAACCCCTGCGCTATTACAGCAACCCGCTGACCGGCATCTGGTCTACCGGCAAGTACCTCGCGGAAAGCGGCGCTGCAGAACCGCTGGTGGTCGCGGCGCTGGGCACGGACGCGGTCAACCATACCCTGGATGGACAGCGGGAACTGGTCGTGCTCGTGGTGGGCGAGACCGCGCGCGCCGACCGCTTTTCACTGAACGGCTATACCCGCGAGACCAACCCGCTGCTGTCGCGTGAAGACGTAATCAGCCTGCCGAATATGCAGGCATGCGGGACGTCCACCGCGGTATCGGTCCCCTGCCTGTTTTCCGGGCTGGGCCGTGACGGCTATTCGGATGACCGCGCGCGCCGCCGGGAAAATCTGCTCGACGTGCTCGCGCATGCCGGCGTGCACGTGCTCTGGCGTGACAACAATGCCGGCTCGAAAGGGGTCGCGGACCGGGTCGACTACCAGGATTTCAGCAGTCCGGAGTACAACCCGGTCTGTGACGAGGAATGCCGCGACGAGGGCATGCTGGCCGGGTTGCAGGATTACATCGACAGCACCGGGAAGGGTGACGTGTTTATCGTCCTGCACCAGATGGGCAATCACGGCCCGGCCTACTACAAGCGCTATCCACCGGAATTCGAGCACTTCGCGCCGGTATGCCGGACCAACCAGCTGGAAGAATGCAGTCAGGAGGAAATCGACAACGCATACGACAACGCGATCCTCTATACGGACTATTTCCTGTCCGAGGTCATCGACCTGCTGCGCCGGAACGACGGGCATTTCCAGACCGCGCTGATGTATGTCAGCGATCACGGGGAATCGCTCGGCGAGCACGGAATCTACCTGCATGGTCTGCCCTGGCTCATGGCACCGGACAATCAGAAGCAGGTCGCGGCGCTGTTCTGGTTCGGAGCCGATTTCAAGCGCATCGACGTTGCCGCGCTGCGGCGCGCCAGCGCCGCTGACTGGAGCCATGACAACGTGTTCCATACCGTGCTGGGGCTGCTGGATATCGAGACCGCGGTTTACGAGCCCGAACTGGATATCACCCGCACGGCGCAGGCCGAACGCCAGCTGACACGCAACTGA
- a CDS encoding DUF523 and DUF1722 domain-containing protein — MTDKITRIPVGISSCLLGEHVRFDGGHKYDRYINRQLSDFLEFRPYCPEVAIGLGIPRAPIRLVHTGSGIRVRGVKDATFDVTDRLAACGVAAARNMGELCGYIFKARSPSCGMARVKTYHETGLPGRSDGTGVFAQAVMSAYPNLPCEEEGRLNDPDLRDNFIERVFTRYRWLQLQRTGLTPARLVEFHTRQKLSVMAHNQAAYRRLGQLVATAGRKGFGTLCAHYETELMSALQRLATRRSHSNVLQHLQGYFSKQLAPADRAELSELIDHYRVGLVPLAAPLTLIRHHLRHHPNEWALQQTYLDPYPRELMPA; from the coding sequence ATGACGGACAAGATCACCAGGATCCCGGTCGGCATCAGCAGCTGCCTGCTCGGCGAGCACGTGCGCTTCGACGGCGGGCACAAATACGACCGTTACATCAACCGGCAACTGTCCGACTTCCTCGAGTTCCGGCCATACTGCCCGGAGGTTGCCATCGGCCTGGGCATACCGCGCGCCCCGATCCGGCTGGTACACACCGGCAGCGGCATCCGCGTCCGGGGGGTGAAGGACGCCACGTTCGATGTCACCGACCGCCTTGCCGCCTGCGGCGTGGCCGCGGCCCGCAACATGGGCGAGCTGTGCGGTTATATCTTCAAGGCGCGCTCGCCCAGCTGCGGCATGGCACGCGTGAAAACGTACCACGAAACCGGCCTGCCCGGCCGCTCGGACGGCACCGGCGTCTTCGCGCAGGCCGTTATGAGCGCTTATCCCAACCTGCCCTGCGAGGAAGAGGGCCGTCTGAACGACCCGGACCTGCGCGACAACTTCATCGAACGCGTGTTCACCCGTTACCGCTGGCTGCAGCTGCAGCGGACCGGCCTCACACCCGCGCGGCTGGTCGAATTCCACACCCGCCAGAAGCTGAGCGTGATGGCGCACAACCAGGCTGCCTACCGGCGGCTCGGCCAGCTGGTGGCCACAGCGGGCCGCAAGGGATTCGGCACCTTGTGCGCGCACTATGAGACTGAGCTGATGTCAGCGCTGCAACGCCTCGCGACGCGCCGGTCGCACAGCAACGTGCTGCAGCATCTGCAGGGATACTTCAGCAAACAGCTCGCGCCGGCCGACCGCGCCGAATTGAGCGAGCTGATCGACCACTACCGGGTCGGGCTCGTGCCACTGGCGGCACCGCTGACTCTGATCCGGCATCACCTGCGTCACCACCCCAACGAGTGGGCGCTGCAACAGACCTATCTTGACCCCTACCCGCGCGAGCTGATGCCGGCCTAG
- a CDS encoding GFA family protein: MTRIDAKGSCLCGTLRYTLRGEAVRFYHCHCSRCRKATGTGHASNLLVSPVDSLEWSAGGELLASYKVPEAERFRNCFCPQCGSPMPRVVPELNGVLVPAGSLDVEPPMVPQARIFWDSRAHWSCGGDGLPVYPEYPGKG; the protein is encoded by the coding sequence ATGACACGTATCGATGCCAAAGGCAGCTGTCTGTGCGGCACCCTGCGCTATACCCTGCGGGGCGAGGCGGTGCGTTTCTATCACTGTCACTGTTCGCGCTGCCGCAAGGCGACCGGCACCGGACATGCCAGTAATCTTCTGGTCAGCCCCGTAGACAGTCTCGAATGGAGCGCGGGCGGCGAGTTGCTGGCCAGCTACAAGGTTCCCGAGGCGGAGCGGTTCCGCAACTGTTTCTGTCCGCAATGCGGCAGTCCGATGCCACGCGTGGTGCCCGAACTCAACGGTGTGCTGGTGCCCGCGGGCTCGCTGGACGTCGAGCCGCCGATGGTGCCGCAGGCGCGCATCTTCTGGGACTCGCGCGCGCACTGGTCGTGCGGCGGGGACGGCCTGCCGGTGTACCCGGAATACCCCGGCAAGGGGTGA
- the rpoH gene encoding RNA polymerase sigma factor RpoH, with the protein MTNDLVVKNQSLAIPLPTGSLDQYIHAAMSIPVLSAEEERELAVRLHDQNDLEAARRLVMSHLRFVIRIARGYSGYGLALGDLIQEGNIGLMKAVKRFDPAQGVRLVSFAVHWIRAEMHEFILRNWRIVKVATTKAQRKLFFNLRSKKQRLGWMNRDEVAAVAADLGVKPETVLEMESRLSGQDIGFDPLGGDDDDDGCYAPAAYLASPASDPALLLEHADWSATKADGLATALDTLDARSREILEARWLAEDKATLHELAARFDVSAERIRQLEKNALGKLKQALQD; encoded by the coding sequence ATGACGAACGATTTGGTTGTTAAAAATCAATCACTTGCGATACCGCTACCGACCGGCAGCCTGGATCAATATATTCATGCCGCGATGAGCATCCCCGTGCTCAGCGCCGAGGAAGAGCGTGAACTGGCCGTGCGCCTGCACGACCAGAACGACCTGGAGGCCGCGCGCAGACTCGTGATGTCACACCTGCGTTTCGTCATCAGGATCGCGCGTGGCTACAGCGGCTACGGACTCGCGCTCGGCGACCTGATCCAGGAAGGCAACATCGGCCTGATGAAGGCGGTCAAGCGTTTCGATCCCGCCCAGGGCGTGCGGCTGGTATCCTTTGCCGTGCACTGGATTCGCGCCGAGATGCATGAATTCATCCTGCGCAACTGGCGGATCGTTAAGGTCGCCACCACCAAGGCGCAGCGCAAGCTGTTCTTCAACCTGCGCAGCAAGAAGCAGCGTCTCGGCTGGATGAACCGGGATGAGGTTGCTGCGGTGGCAGCGGACCTCGGCGTCAAGCCGGAAACGGTCCTGGAAATGGAGTCCCGCCTCAGCGGCCAGGACATCGGCTTCGATCCCCTCGGCGGCGACGATGACGATGACGGCTGCTACGCACCCGCGGCCTACCTCGCGAGCCCCGCCAGCGATCCGGCCCTGCTGCTGGAGCATGCGGACTGGAGCGCGACCAAGGCAGACGGCCTGGCCACAGCGCTCGACACGCTCGACGCGCGCAGCCGCGAGATCCTGGAAGCGCGCTGGCTTGCGGAAGACAAGGCCACGCTGCACGAACTCGCCGCGCGTTTCGACGTCTCGGCAGAGCGCATCCGGCAGCTGGAAAAGAATGCCCTGGGCAAGCTGAAACAGGCCCTGCAGGACTGA
- a CDS encoding deoxyribodipyrimidine photo-lyase → MTQHRAIVWFREDLRLHDNPALNHACTNYDGIIPCYLYQPEEAGAWREGAASRWWLHHSLAALDAGLRARGSNLLIRRGASSLDCLRDLARETRATAVFWNRLYTPHATARDRHIKARLREAGLTVSSFRGSLLFEPHEVLKQDASPYRVFTAWWRRCQALGLYQPEVTAPAVVSTPAGLTGAALEALDLLPRLRWDTGLHECWTPGETAAHDRLDRFLEDAVAEYAHLRDYPATAGTSRLSPHLHFGELSPRSLVNRALQLTADPGCTALRPALDRLLTEVGWRDFAAHVLHHFPDTTDTALDPRFRRFPWRRDYHADLGRWQQGMTGIPVIDAGMRELWHCGWMHNRVRMLVASFLTKNLLIPWQEGARWFWDTLVDADLASNTLGWQWVAGCGTDAAPYFRIFNPVTQGKKFDPAGEYVRRWIPELVALDARHIHEPWRVGGAPEYPEPMADPGRTRARALDAFRSLSGAP, encoded by the coding sequence GTGACGCAACACCGTGCCATCGTGTGGTTCCGGGAAGACCTGCGTCTGCACGACAACCCGGCCCTGAACCACGCCTGCACCAACTACGACGGGATCATCCCGTGCTATCTGTACCAGCCGGAAGAAGCCGGAGCCTGGCGCGAGGGCGCGGCCAGCCGGTGGTGGCTGCATCACAGCCTGGCGGCACTCGACGCCGGGCTGCGTGCCCGCGGCAGCAACCTGCTCATCCGCCGCGGTGCATCCAGTCTCGACTGCCTGCGCGACCTGGCCCGGGAAACTCGCGCCACGGCGGTGTTCTGGAACCGCCTGTATACCCCGCATGCCACCGCCCGCGACCGCCATATCAAGGCGCGGCTGCGCGAGGCCGGGTTGACGGTCAGCAGTTTCCGGGGCTCGTTGCTGTTCGAGCCACACGAGGTACTCAAGCAGGATGCCTCACCCTACCGTGTATTCACCGCCTGGTGGCGGCGCTGCCAGGCGCTGGGCTTGTACCAACCGGAAGTGACCGCGCCCGCCGTCGTCTCCACGCCGGCGGGACTCACCGGCGCCGCCCTGGAGGCGCTCGACCTGCTGCCGCGCCTGCGCTGGGACACGGGCCTGCACGAGTGCTGGACACCCGGCGAGACCGCAGCGCATGATCGGCTCGACCGTTTCCTGGAGGACGCCGTCGCGGAGTATGCACACCTGCGCGACTACCCGGCAACGGCAGGAACCAGCCGGCTGTCGCCGCACCTGCACTTCGGTGAACTCAGCCCGCGCAGCCTTGTGAACCGGGCACTGCAGCTGACCGCCGATCCCGGCTGTACGGCATTGCGTCCCGCACTCGACCGCCTGCTGACCGAAGTCGGCTGGCGTGATTTCGCCGCGCACGTCCTGCATCACTTCCCGGATACGACCGACACGGCACTGGATCCGCGGTTCCGGCGCTTCCCCTGGCGGCGCGACTATCACGCCGACCTCGGGCGCTGGCAGCAGGGCATGACCGGAATCCCCGTCATCGATGCCGGCATGCGTGAACTCTGGCATTGCGGCTGGATGCACAACCGCGTCCGCATGCTGGTGGCATCGTTCCTGACCAAGAACCTGCTGATCCCCTGGCAGGAAGGCGCGCGCTGGTTCTGGGATACGCTGGTGGACGCCGACCTCGCCAGCAACACGCTGGGCTGGCAGTGGGTTGCCGGCTGCGGCACGGATGCCGCGCCCTACTTCCGCATCTTCAACCCGGTGACCCAGGGCAAAAAGTTCGATCCGGCGGGGGAATACGTGCGCCGCTGGATACCCGAGCTGGTAGCGCTGGATGCCCGGCACATCCACGAACCCTGGCGGGTGGGCGGGGCACCGGAGTATCCGGAACCGATGGCCGATCCCGGACGCACGCGGGCGCGGGCGCTCGATGCGTTCCGGTCGCTCAGCGGCGCGCCCTGA
- a CDS encoding SURF1 family protein, with product MRFGHYRFRPGLWPTLATLALLPLLVGLGVWQLQRAEWKQGLIDANAARAALAPVELATLQPFAPDDQYRRVVISGHYDLDHQLLLDNRMWQGHPGYEVLTPLQPVAGGAAVLVNRGWVPASPDRSVLPALPGSTAEVRVHATIKLPPEKIFRLSDAEEEQTGWPRVVQQPELAHCASLLGYPLQPVFLLLDSADAHGFRRDWQPVYGVTPDKHRAYALQWLTLALVLAAIYIGVNTRRIDKDGTDGNETAS from the coding sequence GTGAGATTCGGCCATTACCGCTTCCGCCCCGGTCTCTGGCCGACGCTGGCCACGCTGGCGCTCCTGCCGCTGCTGGTCGGTCTGGGGGTCTGGCAGCTGCAGCGTGCCGAATGGAAGCAGGGTCTGATCGACGCCAATGCCGCGCGCGCTGCCCTGGCGCCGGTGGAGCTGGCAACGCTGCAGCCGTTTGCGCCGGATGACCAGTACCGGCGAGTAGTGATCAGTGGACATTATGATCTCGACCACCAGCTGCTGCTGGACAACCGCATGTGGCAGGGGCATCCGGGCTACGAGGTGCTGACCCCGCTGCAGCCGGTTGCCGGCGGTGCCGCAGTGCTGGTTAACCGCGGCTGGGTGCCGGCCAGTCCGGACCGCAGCGTGCTGCCGGCGCTGCCGGGCAGCACCGCTGAAGTCCGGGTCCATGCCACGATCAAGCTGCCGCCGGAGAAGATCTTCCGGCTGTCGGACGCCGAGGAGGAACAGACGGGCTGGCCCCGGGTGGTGCAGCAGCCGGAGCTGGCACACTGCGCCAGCCTGCTGGGCTACCCGCTGCAGCCGGTGTTCCTGCTGCTGGACAGCGCGGACGCGCACGGTTTCCGCCGTGACTGGCAGCCGGTATATGGTGTGACACCCGACAAGCACCGGGCCTATGCCCTGCAATGGCTGACCCTGGCGCTGGTGCTGGCCGCAATCTATATCGGCGTGAATACACGACGCATCGACAAAGACGGTACGGATGGCAATGAAACAGCAAGCTGA